One Primulina huaijiensis isolate GDHJ02 chromosome 8, ASM1229523v2, whole genome shotgun sequence genomic region harbors:
- the LOC140983123 gene encoding large ribosomal subunit protein P1-like isoform X2: MSVAELACSYAALILYDDGIAVTAEKIAALVKAGGLTVESYWPSLFAKLCEKRNIEDLVMNVGSGGGGSAAVAVSAPAGGAASGSATAAAPVVEEKKEPKEESDDDMGFSLFD; encoded by the exons ATGTCGGTTGCAGAGCTTGCCTGCTCCTATGCGGCTTTGATCCTTTACGACGACGGAATTGCTGTCACT gCGGAGAAAATTGCAGCTCTGGTGAAGGCGGGTGGGTTGACGGTGGAATCGTATTGGCCGAGTCTATTTGCTAAACTTTGTGAGAAGAGGAACATCGAAGATCTTGTCATGAACGTCGGCTCCGGAGGTGGCGGCAGTGCTGCCGTTGCGGTTTCCGCTCCTGCTGGGGGTGCTGCTTCTGGTTCCGCCACCGCGGCTGCCCCAGTTGTCGAGGAGAAGAAG GAACCAAAGGAGGAGAGTGATGACGACATGGGATTCAGCTTGTTCGACTAG
- the LOC140983123 gene encoding large ribosomal subunit protein P1-like isoform X1 produces the protein MSVAELACSYAALILYDDGIAVTAEKIAALVKAGGLTVESYWPSLFAKLCEKRNIEDLVMNVGSGGGGSAAVAVSAPAGGAASGSATAAAPVVEEKKEEPKEESDDDMGFSLFD, from the exons ATGTCGGTTGCAGAGCTTGCCTGCTCCTATGCGGCTTTGATCCTTTACGACGACGGAATTGCTGTCACT gCGGAGAAAATTGCAGCTCTGGTGAAGGCGGGTGGGTTGACGGTGGAATCGTATTGGCCGAGTCTATTTGCTAAACTTTGTGAGAAGAGGAACATCGAAGATCTTGTCATGAACGTCGGCTCCGGAGGTGGCGGCAGTGCTGCCGTTGCGGTTTCCGCTCCTGCTGGGGGTGCTGCTTCTGGTTCCGCCACCGCGGCTGCCCCAGTTGTCGAGGAGAAGAAG GAGGAACCAAAGGAGGAGAGTGATGACGACATGGGATTCAGCTTGTTCGACTAG